A window of the Microbacterium sp. AZCO genome harbors these coding sequences:
- a CDS encoding toxin TcdB middle/N-terminal domain-containing protein yields the protein MSVDIGFASQAPSLPGGGSASGLGETFSPDLSTGTGTLAVPMEVPNGPNDCGPKLSLRYDSGTGNGPFGVGWALSLPRIVRSTMIGRPRYDDTDTLVLEGSGPLVRRADGSLTPQVVTGDWTLAADGDGFVAVDRAGTRFTLGTTPAGRIPGAGGEPWAWLLERIEDNVGEASVFTWRAEGAQRYLDTIAYGPFEVAFAYEPRPDRLRWGRGGFLLETAERCAAIELRLPADAHPLVRRWALEYRQSELNGASQLAAVAMTGFAADGSHLDAPALRFGYTTSSAPRLQRVPALDEGAGPPPLDGDGRVELVDWNGDGLPDVIQFATGGTARVWPNRAGAWGRPSGVGTVPALSAPDARAALLDVDGDGLADVVRGDLPLAGYQPRRAEGFSTPTSWRQAPAVALGSASVRFGDLDGDGLPDLLWSTNTSLLIASRTDDGWSDVPAVVPATPDGPPTDLTDPRVFCADMTGDGTPDLVRVDGGGVRYWPYLGYGVFGDAVEMAGAPALPFDTAPQDVLVLDLDGDGCADVVHLAAGVLTWWPNRSGDGFGPPRTIAHLPTGGMANVRVADVLGTGAPAIVWTATLPSGQARWFALDPLGGVHPGLLSAVDNGIGRHTAIRWTTSAREAERDRAAGSPWTTRLPVVLPVVAGTTVTDDVSGPVATTDYAYHDGRYDGVLREVCGFGRVTTTEHGDEDVATLVTEHSFHVGLTADGEEPASRPDRVRARAIRGRIRRIDRRSAEPASTLYDRFEQSWDVQDGPDGTVVPRLSGSTKSVFEGAAAPVSSIVTEQLAFDADGNVTEARERAFEGAVQTGELRTHTEYAADPAGRYRQRVARILQQDGSGAVLSDLRVRYDGLSPGEVGAQGLVTERLALALTAAAVTDVYGADVPDLGALGYRQLAGDDGWWVRLGSYERTDTGGVVSGTVTGPLGGVATIEFDPTGCYPVRSVDALGNIVTADFDLRTYRPTAVTHPSGARSVAVCDALARTVATVEDGDTIATPTVAFDYGPASIPRVVTARRATAAGSAPTVERQILDGDGRIVERRRTNAAGEVAESATEFGARGLPVRTFLPRRVAGAWAAPAADLPHSSVQYDALGRAVRTTRPDGSIAQVVYSPGLIEEVDASGARTRRHIDAAGHVVRIEQLLGAAWIASTFEFDAKGALAAEVDPAGNRTEFTRDLLGRTVRIRRPESTQALVLDAANNPVESRSASHRVFRTFDVGGRPTAVRHDTTAGPPVVTYTYQDNGAAAPADAGLHTDGGRLVRVDDQAGSTVFDYDARGNVTSKTVTPAGAAAVTLRLAYRSDDLVTSIDYPGGTSVGYHYDAAGRLSAVDGVVAAIDYDDSGRRTRTAYANGVTTAESFDPLTGWLAASTVTGPAGVLRDVSYAHDPTGDLLTIASPDGALAWTYAYDGLHRLTTATTAAHSYAYAYDDAGNRLDDGEGGGAYGYGGGGAAATLLTSVGMDAYTYDDRGHLATAPWGAHTVDAEGRLRQIARSDGVTEDYTYDHSGRLAARRRTGPGGASVVLSPDRLLRIEDGVVVLQFSDGDGIVASEKAGVRVWLHTDHLGSVVLATDQSGAVAASLTYGPYGVVLARTGAALPQGFATGEAADDGPGLVLLGARWYAPQLGRFLSPDSTIADIDDPLAWNLYAYCRDNPTSFVDPSGRNFWKIFAAVVATIAIIAVAVIVTVFTFGVAAPGAAALTVGGLTVTWGAVFAATAIGIAAGGVIGGIAAARAGGDAGDIFLGIVVGGAVGGWAAFGAAFAGVAVAGGLGLTSGTVLCGAVSGGVAGAINGAAMGFAAGFAGGKNKGIGDIMEKVLVGAVIGLVIGAAVGAISGVVAPKTSIQQDLQQQFSTPQQGSGAAGAPGGAVPGGGATPPAAEINTLGGAAQKIGTEAAGRVAAAVGPHVAAAFAPYAASYIVQTALVDLTAAGGAGFFDDLKEYVRTHNVDLGPFNFIKTDW from the coding sequence GTGAGCGTCGACATCGGATTCGCGAGCCAGGCGCCGTCGCTGCCGGGCGGGGGCTCGGCGTCGGGCCTGGGCGAGACCTTCTCACCCGACCTCTCGACGGGGACGGGCACGCTCGCCGTGCCCATGGAGGTGCCGAACGGCCCGAACGACTGCGGGCCGAAGCTGTCGCTGCGGTACGACTCGGGCACGGGCAACGGCCCCTTCGGCGTCGGCTGGGCGCTGTCGCTGCCGCGCATCGTTCGCTCGACGATGATCGGCCGGCCGCGGTACGACGACACCGACACGCTCGTGCTGGAGGGGTCGGGGCCGCTGGTCCGCCGGGCGGACGGCAGCCTCACGCCGCAGGTCGTCACGGGCGACTGGACCCTCGCGGCCGACGGCGACGGCTTCGTCGCGGTCGACAGGGCGGGCACCCGGTTCACGCTCGGGACGACCCCCGCGGGGCGCATCCCCGGGGCGGGCGGGGAGCCGTGGGCGTGGCTGCTCGAGCGCATCGAGGACAACGTCGGCGAGGCGAGCGTGTTCACGTGGCGCGCCGAGGGCGCGCAGCGCTACCTCGACACGATCGCATACGGACCCTTCGAGGTCGCCTTCGCCTACGAGCCGCGGCCCGACCGGCTGCGGTGGGGACGTGGCGGGTTCCTCCTCGAGACGGCGGAGCGCTGCGCCGCGATCGAGCTGCGGCTGCCCGCCGACGCGCACCCGCTGGTGCGCCGGTGGGCGCTCGAGTACCGCCAATCCGAGCTCAACGGCGCGTCGCAGCTGGCCGCGGTCGCGATGACGGGCTTCGCCGCCGACGGTTCCCACCTCGATGCGCCGGCGCTCCGGTTCGGGTACACGACTTCGTCGGCGCCACGGCTGCAGCGTGTGCCCGCGCTCGACGAGGGCGCCGGGCCACCGCCCCTCGACGGTGACGGCCGGGTCGAGCTTGTCGACTGGAACGGCGACGGCCTGCCCGACGTCATCCAGTTCGCGACGGGCGGCACCGCCCGCGTCTGGCCCAACCGCGCCGGCGCGTGGGGGCGGCCGTCCGGCGTCGGCACGGTGCCCGCGCTCTCGGCCCCCGATGCGCGCGCGGCGCTCCTCGACGTCGACGGCGACGGGCTCGCCGATGTCGTCCGCGGCGACCTCCCGCTCGCGGGCTACCAGCCCCGCAGGGCGGAGGGGTTCTCGACGCCGACCTCGTGGCGGCAGGCGCCCGCCGTCGCGCTGGGCTCGGCATCCGTCAGATTCGGCGACCTCGACGGAGACGGGCTGCCCGACCTGCTGTGGAGCACCAACACGTCGCTGCTCATCGCCTCCCGCACCGACGACGGCTGGAGCGACGTGCCCGCCGTCGTGCCGGCCACCCCCGACGGACCGCCCACCGACCTGACCGATCCGCGCGTGTTCTGCGCCGACATGACCGGCGACGGCACCCCCGACCTCGTGCGCGTCGACGGCGGCGGGGTGCGGTACTGGCCGTACCTCGGGTACGGCGTCTTCGGCGACGCCGTCGAGATGGCCGGCGCGCCGGCCTTGCCGTTCGACACCGCGCCGCAGGATGTGCTCGTGCTCGACCTCGACGGCGACGGCTGCGCCGACGTGGTGCACCTCGCGGCGGGGGTGCTCACGTGGTGGCCCAACCGCTCGGGCGACGGCTTCGGGCCGCCCCGGACGATCGCGCATCTGCCGACCGGAGGCATGGCGAACGTGCGCGTCGCCGACGTGCTCGGCACGGGCGCCCCGGCGATCGTGTGGACGGCGACGCTGCCGTCCGGCCAGGCGCGCTGGTTCGCCCTGGATCCGCTCGGAGGCGTGCACCCTGGGCTCCTCTCGGCCGTGGACAACGGGATCGGGCGGCACACCGCGATCCGGTGGACGACGTCGGCGCGTGAGGCCGAGCGCGACCGCGCGGCGGGATCGCCGTGGACGACGAGGCTCCCCGTCGTGCTGCCGGTCGTCGCCGGCACGACCGTGACGGACGACGTGAGCGGCCCGGTCGCGACGACCGATTACGCCTATCACGACGGCCGCTACGACGGGGTGCTGCGCGAGGTGTGCGGCTTCGGGCGCGTGACGACGACCGAGCACGGCGACGAGGATGTCGCGACGCTCGTGACGGAGCACTCGTTCCACGTCGGCCTCACCGCCGACGGAGAGGAGCCGGCATCCCGCCCCGATCGGGTGCGCGCGCGGGCGATCCGCGGCCGGATCCGGCGAATCGACCGCCGCAGCGCCGAACCGGCGAGCACCCTGTACGACCGATTCGAGCAGTCGTGGGACGTGCAGGACGGCCCCGACGGCACCGTCGTCCCGCGGCTCAGCGGCTCGACCAAGAGCGTCTTCGAGGGCGCCGCGGCGCCGGTGTCGTCGATCGTGACGGAGCAGCTCGCCTTCGACGCTGACGGGAACGTCACCGAGGCGCGCGAGCGCGCGTTCGAAGGCGCCGTGCAGACGGGCGAGCTGCGTACGCACACGGAGTACGCTGCCGATCCGGCCGGTCGGTACCGCCAGCGCGTCGCGCGCATCCTGCAGCAGGACGGGTCGGGGGCCGTGCTCTCCGACCTCCGGGTGCGCTACGACGGCCTCTCCCCGGGTGAGGTCGGCGCCCAGGGACTCGTCACCGAGCGGCTCGCGCTCGCCCTCACGGCCGCGGCCGTCACGGACGTCTACGGTGCCGACGTGCCCGACCTCGGGGCGCTGGGCTACCGGCAGCTTGCGGGCGACGACGGCTGGTGGGTGCGTCTCGGGTCGTACGAGCGGACGGATACCGGCGGCGTCGTGAGCGGCACGGTGACCGGTCCGCTCGGGGGTGTCGCGACGATCGAGTTCGACCCGACGGGCTGCTATCCCGTGCGCAGCGTCGACGCCCTCGGCAACATCGTGACGGCCGACTTCGATCTGCGCACCTATCGCCCGACCGCCGTGACGCATCCCTCGGGGGCCCGCAGCGTCGCCGTCTGCGACGCGCTCGCGCGGACCGTCGCGACGGTCGAGGACGGCGACACCATCGCGACGCCGACCGTCGCGTTCGACTACGGCCCGGCATCCATCCCGCGCGTCGTCACCGCCCGCCGGGCGACCGCGGCAGGATCGGCGCCGACGGTGGAGCGCCAGATCCTCGACGGGGACGGCCGCATCGTCGAGCGCCGTCGCACGAACGCCGCGGGCGAGGTGGCCGAGAGTGCGACGGAGTTCGGAGCGCGGGGCCTGCCCGTGCGCACGTTCCTCCCGCGCCGCGTCGCCGGAGCCTGGGCGGCACCCGCCGCCGACCTGCCGCACAGCTCGGTGCAGTACGACGCGCTCGGCCGGGCCGTGCGCACGACCCGGCCCGACGGCTCGATCGCGCAGGTGGTCTACAGCCCCGGTCTCATCGAGGAGGTGGATGCCTCGGGTGCGCGCACGCGCCGGCACATCGATGCCGCGGGGCACGTCGTGCGGATCGAGCAGCTCCTGGGCGCCGCCTGGATCGCCTCGACGTTCGAGTTCGACGCCAAGGGCGCGCTCGCCGCCGAGGTCGACCCCGCGGGCAACCGCACGGAGTTCACACGCGATCTGCTCGGCCGCACCGTGCGCATCCGCCGCCCTGAGTCGACGCAGGCCCTCGTGCTCGACGCCGCCAACAACCCGGTCGAGTCGCGAAGCGCGAGCCATCGCGTCTTCCGCACGTTCGACGTCGGCGGCCGTCCCACCGCGGTGCGGCACGACACGACCGCCGGCCCGCCCGTCGTGACCTACACGTACCAGGACAACGGCGCCGCGGCGCCCGCCGATGCCGGGCTGCACACCGACGGCGGCCGGCTCGTGCGCGTCGATGACCAGGCGGGCTCGACCGTGTTCGACTACGACGCGCGCGGCAACGTGACCAGCAAGACGGTCACCCCCGCCGGCGCGGCGGCCGTCACCCTGCGGCTCGCCTACCGGTCCGACGACCTCGTGACCTCGATCGACTACCCAGGCGGAACGTCCGTCGGCTATCACTACGACGCCGCGGGCCGGCTCTCGGCTGTCGACGGCGTCGTCGCGGCGATCGACTACGACGACTCCGGCCGGCGCACCCGCACCGCCTACGCGAACGGCGTCACGACGGCGGAGTCGTTCGACCCGCTGACGGGCTGGCTCGCGGCGTCGACGGTGACGGGGCCCGCCGGCGTCCTGCGCGACGTCTCGTACGCGCACGATCCGACCGGCGACCTGCTCACGATCGCCTCGCCCGACGGGGCCCTCGCCTGGACCTATGCCTACGACGGGCTCCACCGGCTCACCACCGCGACGACCGCCGCTCATTCGTACGCCTACGCCTACGACGACGCGGGCAACCGCCTCGATGACGGCGAGGGCGGCGGCGCCTACGGCTACGGCGGGGGAGGAGCGGCGGCGACCCTGCTGACGTCGGTGGGGATGGATGCCTACACCTACGACGATCGCGGGCACCTGGCCACCGCGCCCTGGGGCGCGCACACTGTCGACGCCGAAGGGCGCCTGCGGCAGATCGCCCGCAGCGACGGCGTCACGGAGGACTACACCTACGACCACTCCGGCCGCCTCGCCGCGCGCCGGCGCACCGGCCCGGGCGGTGCGAGCGTCGTCCTGAGCCCCGACCGGCTGCTGCGCATCGAGGACGGCGTCGTGGTGCTGCAGTTCAGCGACGGCGACGGCATCGTCGCGAGCGAGAAGGCCGGCGTGCGCGTGTGGCTGCACACCGACCACCTCGGGTCGGTCGTGCTCGCGACCGACCAGTCCGGCGCGGTCGCGGCATCCCTCACATACGGTCCCTACGGGGTCGTGCTCGCGCGGACCGGCGCGGCGCTGCCGCAGGGCTTCGCGACCGGCGAGGCCGCCGACGACGGACCGGGCCTCGTGCTGCTGGGGGCGCGGTGGTACGCGCCGCAGCTGGGCCGCTTCCTCTCGCCCGACTCGACGATCGCCGACATCGACGATCCGCTCGCGTGGAACCTCTACGCCTACTGCCGCGACAACCCCACGTCGTTCGTCGACCCGTCCGGGCGCAACTTCTGGAAGATCTTCGCCGCCGTCGTCGCGACGATCGCGATCATCGCCGTCGCCGTCATCGTGACGGTCTTCACCTTCGGCGTCGCGGCGCCCGGCGCCGCCGCGCTCACGGTGGGCGGACTCACCGTCACATGGGGCGCCGTCTTCGCGGCGACGGCGATCGGCATCGCGGCCGGCGGTGTCATCGGCGGCATCGCCGCCGCGCGCGCAGGCGGAGACGCGGGCGACATCTTCCTCGGCATCGTCGTCGGCGGAGCCGTGGGCGGCTGGGCCGCCTTCGGCGCCGCGTTCGCCGGCGTGGCGGTGGCGGGCGGCCTCGGCCTGACGAGCGGCACGGTGCTGTGCGGCGCCGTGAGCGGCGGGGTCGCGGGCGCGATCAACGGCGCCGCGATGGGTTTCGCGGCGGGCTTCGCGGGCGGCAAGAACAAGGGCATCGGCGACATCATGGAGAAGGTGCTCGTCGGCGCCGTCATCGGCCTCGTGATCGGCGCCGCGGTGGGCGCGATCAGCGGCGTCGTCGCCCCGAAGACCTCGATCCAGCAGGACCTCCAGCAGCAGTTCTCCACGCCTCAGCAGGGGTCGGGCGCTGCGGGCGCACCCGGCGGCGCCGTTCCCGGGGGCGGGGCGACCCCGCCCGCAGCGGAGATCAACACGCTCGGCGGCGCGGCCCAGAAGATCGGCACCGAGGCCGCCGGCCGCGTCGCCGCCGCCGTCGGCCCGCACGTCGCCGCGGCGTTCGCCCCCTATGCGGCGAGCTACATCGTGCAGACGGCCCTCGTCGACCTGACGGCGGCCGGCGGCGCGGGCTTCTTCGACGACCTGAAGGAGTACGTGCGCACGCACAATGTCGACCTCGGGCCGTTCAACTTCATCAAGACCGACTGGTGA
- a CDS encoding isocitrate lyase/phosphoenolpyruvate mutase family protein: MSTDSAAALLALHAGPGFVIPNAWDAGSARILEQVGFPAIATTSAGIAWSYGVPDGNALDPETMFARIGEIVDAVSVPVSADLEAGYGDTPDDVGRTVSLVAELGVAGGNIEDTIDGRLFDVEEAVGRLVAARAAAPRGTFVLNARTDAFFIGDAADPFAETVERAHRYIDAGADSIFVPGVNDEESIRRLAASIPAPLNIVAGLASNIIPAPTLFSLGVRRVSVGGGLARAALSLVERAGRELRETGTLGFLDGALAYGEVQRRFGA; encoded by the coding sequence GTGTCCACTGACAGCGCCGCCGCCCTCCTCGCCCTCCACGCCGGACCCGGCTTCGTCATCCCGAATGCCTGGGACGCCGGCTCCGCCCGCATCCTCGAGCAGGTGGGCTTCCCCGCCATCGCGACGACGAGCGCCGGCATCGCGTGGTCGTACGGCGTCCCCGACGGCAATGCGCTCGACCCCGAGACGATGTTCGCGCGCATCGGTGAGATCGTCGACGCCGTGTCGGTTCCCGTCAGCGCCGACCTCGAGGCCGGGTACGGCGACACCCCCGACGACGTCGGCCGGACCGTCTCCCTCGTCGCCGAGCTCGGCGTCGCGGGAGGCAACATCGAGGACACGATCGATGGCCGGCTCTTCGACGTCGAGGAGGCCGTGGGCCGGCTCGTCGCGGCGCGCGCCGCCGCGCCGCGCGGCACCTTCGTGCTCAACGCCCGCACGGACGCCTTCTTCATCGGCGATGCCGCCGATCCCTTCGCCGAGACGGTCGAGCGCGCCCACCGGTACATCGACGCGGGCGCCGACAGCATCTTCGTGCCGGGGGTGAACGATGAGGAGTCGATCCGCCGGCTCGCGGCATCCATCCCCGCTCCGCTCAACATCGTGGCGGGGCTCGCGTCGAACATCATCCCGGCGCCGACGCTCTTCTCGCTGGGCGTCCGGCGCGTGAGCGTCGGGGGAGGGCTCGCCCGTGCCGCCCTGAGTCTCGTCGAGCGGGCGGGACGCGAGCTGCGCGAGACCGGGACGCTCGGCTTCCTCGACGGCGCCCTCGCCTATGGCGAGGTGCAGCGGCGCTTCGGGGCCTGA
- a CDS encoding GAP family protein, whose translation MDLIVRMLPLAAAVAFSSVPILATLVILLSPNGKRSGIPFLIGFVGGMFVVVTMCTVFTQLVPSARLPRREDHIVGQLEIVVGIVLVLLGLFALWRSRKSVERGLPEWLKGAEKLGPWSSFGLALLLNIRPKSLLLCVAVGLTVRADAQSIGQAVITVALFIAIGSSTVVIPVVATLASPKRMQPRLVLAREWFTRNGEIVAAIILLLIGVLVIGAGFERL comes from the coding sequence ATGGACCTGATCGTCCGCATGCTGCCCCTCGCCGCGGCGGTCGCCTTCAGCAGCGTCCCGATCCTCGCGACGCTTGTGATCCTGCTGTCCCCGAACGGCAAGCGGTCGGGCATCCCATTCCTCATCGGATTCGTGGGCGGCATGTTCGTCGTCGTGACGATGTGCACCGTGTTCACGCAGCTCGTGCCGTCGGCCCGCCTTCCACGCCGCGAGGATCACATCGTCGGTCAGCTCGAGATCGTCGTCGGGATCGTGCTGGTCCTTCTCGGGCTCTTCGCGCTGTGGCGGTCGCGCAAGAGCGTCGAACGCGGCCTGCCCGAGTGGCTGAAAGGGGCCGAGAAGCTCGGACCGTGGTCGTCGTTCGGCCTCGCGCTGCTGCTCAACATCCGGCCGAAGAGCCTGCTCCTGTGCGTCGCCGTCGGTCTGACGGTGCGCGCCGACGCCCAGTCGATCGGCCAGGCCGTCATCACGGTCGCCCTGTTCATCGCGATCGGATCGTCGACGGTCGTCATCCCCGTCGTCGCGACCCTCGCCTCGCCGAAGCGCATGCAGCCCCGTCTCGTCCTCGCGCGCGAGTGGTTCACGCGCAACGGCGAGATCGTCGCGGCGATCATCCTGCTGCTCATCGGCGTGCTCGTCATCGGGGCGGGTTTCGAGCGCCTCTGA
- a CDS encoding FMN-binding negative transcriptional regulator, producing the protein MRHTPRYLMTDPEEVRRLIRRHPWATFVSPASTGLVASHYPVLLDHDVDGIVIVSHFGRPDDELHELGQHQMLVIVQGPHDYVSPSWYAPGDLVPTWNHVTAHLYGTPEVLTDDENYAMLERLTDHFERGHPHGRSLSEDEAGTRRLAKGTVGLRLRVDRFDARAKLSQNKAPEVRKNVVAHLAEVNPALAEEMIRDAAPRP; encoded by the coding sequence ATGCGCCACACGCCCCGCTACCTCATGACCGATCCCGAGGAGGTCAGGCGGCTGATCCGCCGCCACCCGTGGGCGACATTCGTGTCGCCGGCGAGCACGGGTCTCGTGGCGTCGCACTATCCCGTGCTGCTCGATCACGACGTCGACGGCATCGTCATCGTGAGTCACTTCGGCCGACCCGACGACGAGCTGCATGAGCTGGGACAGCATCAGATGCTGGTGATCGTGCAGGGGCCGCATGACTACGTGTCGCCCAGCTGGTACGCGCCGGGCGACCTCGTGCCCACCTGGAACCACGTCACGGCCCACCTCTACGGCACTCCGGAGGTGCTGACCGACGACGAGAACTACGCGATGCTCGAACGACTGACCGACCACTTCGAGCGCGGCCACCCGCACGGTCGCAGCCTGTCGGAGGACGAGGCCGGCACCCGCCGCCTGGCGAAGGGCACGGTGGGCCTGCGGCTGCGCGTCGACCGCTTCGATGCACGCGCGAAGCTGAGCCAGAACAAGGCGCCGGAGGTGCGCAAGAACGTCGTGGCGCACCTCGCCGAAGTCAACCCCGCTCTCGCGGAGGAGATGATCCGGGATGCTGCGCCCCGGCCCTGA
- a CDS encoding DMT family transporter, which translates to MINDSSAILLRSPALSTRAGLGWGLVGITAFSFTVPFTRVALGGLDPVFIGAGRAIVAAALATVALALTRQSLPNLVQCARLAVVAAGVVAGFPLLTSFALQTAPASHGAVVIGLLPAATAVTVVLRTKEHPPRSFWLFAALGAVAAIAFASLQNGGFGRLHWSDLLLFGAVLAAAIGYAEGGLLARELGSWQTVSWALVLAAPLMIALTIGSVAQHPLSATPVEWLAFAYLGGVSMFLGFFAWYRGLAIGPMAQVSQVQLAQPVLTITWAALILNEPLGWTTILGGLAVVACAALAVRTRLSRKDP; encoded by the coding sequence ATGATAAACGACAGTAGCGCTATCCTCTTGCGATCGCCAGCGCTATCCACCCGCGCCGGCCTGGGCTGGGGCCTCGTCGGGATCACGGCGTTCTCCTTCACCGTGCCGTTCACGCGCGTCGCGCTCGGCGGCCTCGATCCGGTCTTCATCGGCGCCGGCCGCGCCATCGTCGCTGCGGCACTCGCAACGGTCGCTCTCGCGCTGACGCGCCAGAGCCTCCCGAATCTCGTCCAGTGCGCGCGCCTCGCGGTGGTCGCGGCCGGCGTCGTCGCCGGCTTCCCCCTGCTGACGTCGTTCGCGCTCCAGACGGCGCCCGCGAGCCACGGCGCCGTCGTCATCGGGCTCCTTCCCGCCGCGACCGCCGTCACGGTCGTGCTGCGCACGAAGGAGCATCCGCCCCGCTCGTTCTGGCTCTTCGCCGCGCTCGGCGCCGTCGCGGCGATCGCCTTCGCGTCGCTCCAGAACGGCGGATTCGGTCGGCTGCACTGGTCGGACCTCCTCCTCTTCGGCGCCGTCCTCGCCGCCGCGATCGGCTACGCCGAAGGCGGCCTGCTCGCGCGCGAGCTCGGCTCGTGGCAGACGGTGTCGTGGGCGCTCGTGCTCGCCGCGCCGCTCATGATCGCCCTGACGATCGGCTCCGTGGCGCAGCATCCACTCTCCGCGACCCCCGTGGAATGGCTCGCGTTCGCGTACCTCGGCGGCGTGAGCATGTTCCTCGGCTTCTTCGCCTGGTATCGCGGACTCGCCATCGGCCCCATGGCGCAGGTGAGCCAGGTGCAGCTCGCCCAGCCCGTCCTGACGATCACGTGGGCCGCGCTCATTCTGAACGAGCCGCTCGGCTGGACCACGATCCTCGGCGGCCTCGCCGTCGTCGCCTGCGCGGCCCTCGCCGTGCGCACCCGCCTCAGCAGGAAGGACCCCTGA
- a CDS encoding PLP-dependent aminotransferase family protein: MSQDSTERIVAGVRSWISTAPHGARLPSNRALMAKYGASPVTVQKAMQRLIAQGIVESRPGVGTFVRAVRPPSPVDYGWQTAALGSPQSRLTALSSTQRAVAPDAIALHSGYPARELLPERLVRAAIARAGRSDAAIVRSPVAGHPELQSWFANELAAFVPAGVAPPTARDALVVAGSQSGLSSIFRALVGHGEPLVIESPTYWGAILAAAQAGVVLVPVPTGPEGPDPDDVDRALARTGARAFYAQPSFANPTGAQWSREVGAAVLEVVRRRGAFLIEDDWAHDLAIDADPRPLAALDDDGHVIYLRSLTKSVSPALRVAAVIARGPARERILTDRAAESMYVSGLLQAAALDVVTQPGWRSHLRGVREQLRARRDLLVRSIQEHAPAAHLEIAPVGGLNLWLRLPDGADAESLARACESRGLIVAPGTEWFPAEAAGPYVRLNFSGENPDRFPDAARILGSLL, from the coding sequence ATGAGCCAGGATAGCACCGAGCGGATCGTGGCCGGAGTGCGGAGTTGGATCAGCACGGCCCCACACGGCGCTCGCCTGCCGTCGAATCGGGCGCTCATGGCCAAGTACGGTGCGAGCCCTGTGACGGTGCAGAAGGCGATGCAGCGCCTCATCGCGCAGGGGATCGTCGAGAGCCGCCCGGGCGTCGGGACCTTCGTCCGCGCCGTCCGTCCGCCGTCACCCGTCGACTACGGCTGGCAGACGGCGGCACTCGGCTCGCCGCAGTCGCGGCTGACCGCCCTGTCGTCGACGCAGCGGGCGGTCGCGCCCGATGCCATCGCGCTGCATTCCGGGTACCCCGCGCGCGAACTCCTGCCCGAGCGCCTCGTGCGCGCCGCGATCGCGCGGGCCGGGCGCAGCGACGCGGCGATCGTGCGGTCGCCCGTGGCGGGGCATCCCGAACTGCAGTCGTGGTTCGCGAACGAGCTCGCCGCCTTCGTGCCCGCCGGGGTCGCCCCGCCGACCGCGCGCGATGCGCTCGTCGTGGCGGGAAGCCAGAGCGGGCTGAGCTCGATCTTCCGCGCGCTCGTCGGACACGGCGAGCCGCTCGTGATCGAGTCGCCGACGTACTGGGGTGCGATCCTCGCGGCGGCTCAGGCGGGGGTCGTGCTCGTGCCGGTGCCGACGGGTCCGGAGGGACCCGACCCGGACGACGTGGACCGCGCGCTCGCGCGCACGGGCGCCCGCGCCTTCTACGCGCAGCCGAGCTTCGCGAACCCGACGGGCGCGCAGTGGTCGCGCGAGGTCGGCGCGGCCGTGCTCGAGGTGGTGCGCCGCCGCGGCGCGTTCCTCATCGAGGACGACTGGGCGCACGACCTCGCGATCGACGCCGATCCGCGCCCGCTCGCCGCGCTCGACGACGACGGCCATGTCATCTACCTGCGGTCGCTCACGAAGAGCGTGTCGCCCGCCCTGCGCGTCGCCGCCGTCATCGCCCGCGGCCCCGCGCGCGAGCGGATCCTCACCGACCGCGCCGCCGAGTCGATGTACGTCAGCGGCCTGCTGCAGGCCGCCGCGCTCGACGTCGTGACGCAGCCGGGCTGGCGCTCGCACCTGCGGGGCGTGCGCGAGCAGCTGCGCGCTCGGCGGGATCTGCTCGTGCGCAGCATCCAGGAGCATGCGCCGGCCGCCCATCTCGAGATCGCGCCCGTCGGCGGGCTCAATCTGTGGCTTCGGCTGCCCGACGGGGCTGACGCCGAGAGCCTCGCGCGCGCGTGCGAGAGCCGCGGGCTCATCGTCGCGCCGGGCACGGAGTGGTTTCCAGCGGAGGCTGCGGGTCCGTATGTGCGGCTCAACTTCTCGGGCGAGAATCCCGACCGGTTCCCCGACGCGGCGCGCATCCTCGGCTCGCTGCTCTGA